The stretch of DNA GGAATTATTTTGAAGCGAGAGAGGTATGCTGGAAAGGGCCCATGCCCAGTTACTAAGAGGGTGTCAGATCTGTTCTTGATCCTGGTTTTTAAAGAAGGGTTTGGGAAGATGGAATGTACCCTTCTGCCTGTTGTTTCACTTTGCCAACGTGTGTTCCAACTATCTTTTAGATGttcttgtaatttttgttttatgaaagaTTTTGGCACTGGCATGTTTAGAATAAGGGGGGTAGATGAGTCGTTTGCTGCTTGTTTGGCTAAGAAGTCTGCCGCTTCATTCCCCACCTGTCCTGCGTGACCCTTAATCCAACTTAATGAGATATCCTTCTGGCCTTtgagtattttttgaatttttcttactAGGGGATTTCGATGTATGGGATTCAGCAGTGCTTCCAAGGAGGAGAGACTATCAGAGTATAGATCTGCGGCAGAAGAAGGGTGATTTATTTCCAGATACGACAAGCCTTGAAAAATAGCCATAAGCTCTGCCTGGAATACTGAGTTTGAAGGATTGAGTCTTGCGGACCAGTTTTGGATGCGGACCCCATCCCGTAGCACAGCATAGCCTGCTCCTACTCCACACTTTGTTCGgtcatctggataaaaaaaaatcaagcattttattcgaataagatcagaagtggtgtggcctacaggggggGGAATTGGtggggcgggtggcgcagacttcaaaattttaaggtttgttttttggaaaattttcgcgtttttaaccacctcccataatttgagtggagtgaatttctttttgagaggggggcatcccctcatataagtaactgcaatagggaataggcatcggctatctggatatgaaaaaaatcaagcctttattccagtactagtggtaccctcacggctttgcccgtaatagaaaattaaaaggtcttttgatccgcctgtatatttacaaataatgtatggtgaattttatcgccaattggcttatgcccatgttatggttccacgttaggGTAATCTCGtcaatcttatgataattttgttcctaaaatcggaatagaaaaagaaccacatcgaattttcgaaaaatcgcttcgaggtgcacacatccatgatacaaattaactttgccaaatttcatgaaaatcgaccgaacagtctaagtgctatgcgcgtcacagagatttagacatccagacatcctccagacagagagactttcagctttattattagtaaagattatgtgaaaaagggcttaaaattttaataaaatcaaattcataaaatcgaattttcgaaaaatcgcttcgaggtgcacaccactatgcaacaaactaactttgtgctaaatttcatgaaaatcggccgaacggtctaggcgctatgcgcgtcacagagatccagacatcctacagacatcctcccgacagagagactttcagctttattatagtcggtggagtttgtgcaaaaacatttcacttccggataccagtatgaaattttgtacagcacttatgttcatataagagagcaaaaaaaacgccgggaggcaattgattggaggtcaagaccccctgtggtgacgtcatcaaaatggccgccatgtatcggtTAATACGtcggtttaactgcttaaaactcCATAATAggtcatatttttgtaaaattcaaatacattatctgaaagtcgtttaaaaaagctcttcaacagagcttagttttattttctgctaacagtacccgcacggctttgctcgtagtagaaaaattaaaaggtcatttcattcgcctgtatatttacaaacaatggatgatgaatttttccccaatttgcgatgttaatttgctcggtcattttacggttccttccttcctcagttgcACGACAGCTCTGGGTTGGCCCTGGCCTTCTCAACATTTTTTAagttaccgttccacgttatgataattttgtaatttactcatccacgatatgatcatttgctcggtaaaatgttcttaaaattgaaaaataaaaagaacaaaatcgaattttcgaaaaatcgctttgaggtgcgcacccccatgctacaaacaaattctctgccaaatttcatgaaaatcggtcgaacagtttaggtgctatgctcgtcacagagagacatccggacagatatcccgacagatatccagacaaactttgagctttattattagtaaagaagataaatagtttaaaaattattacagtatcaacgtgaaaattgataggaaaacaatgactttccTGTGTTCTGCAATATTGGAGTAAAActtttactgttatacctgcattgtaaaagaacctttccagtttcattaaatttaaatttgcacttcatgttttaacactttttgtcagtattttacttttatattgaatgaaagaaaggttaaaatgcagaaataatcaaagtcaccgcccaaaatggatcgagaacttaattattaatgctatcgtataataaaacaattttgttaaaatgcttacattttaaacatataagagaaatagacgaaaattacgtgttttaataacaaagaaaaagtagctgttataacaaaaacagtaataagtttttttaaggaacgttttacgtattgcactgaccctcacaactacaaagaagtgtacaattcagacctgatctgacgcatcgacagcgtgtagacatctctttgcacttgcatgatataagttcctgtaa from Uloborus diversus isolate 005 chromosome 5, Udiv.v.3.1, whole genome shotgun sequence encodes:
- the LOC129222894 gene encoding uncharacterized protein LOC129222894 — encoded protein: MVGCDPEDNSIFYPVQRPNNPAPPNVLIHLDDFESNDRTKCGVGAGYAVLRDGVRIQNWSARLNPSNSVFQAELMAIFQGLSYLEINHPSSAADLYSDSLSSLEALLNPIHRNPLVRKIQKILKGQKDISLSWIKGHAGQVGNEAADFLAKQAANDSSTPLILNMPVPKSFIKQKLQEHLKDSWNTRWQSETTGRRVHSIFPNPSLKTRIKNRSDTLLVTGHGPFPAYLSRFKIIPSPNCACGLVGTPDHYLYSCPLTSQFHLKMNNSITIPDNIRQALSHPSGSNSIHNLISELTIRNYEFQEVS